Sequence from the Tripterygium wilfordii isolate XIE 37 chromosome 10, ASM1340144v1, whole genome shotgun sequence genome:
ATTTGACAAACTTAAAACATACCTAAAGAATACAGTAGCAGGAGCAGCCACCACCGACAAAGAAGAAGCTGTTGAATGGTCCAGCTCTGACTCTGCTTTAATGGGTCTCACAAGCTTATCCAATTCACAGACTCTATCTACTGATGTTGATGGAATAAAATAGCAACAATGGTAGGGAACAGCCAATTCATGGATCTGCAAACATGAAAGAGAAAAATACCTATTGGTCACaattaaaattacaaagaaaaaaaaaacaccaatagcaaaagaagaagaaaataatgcaAGGTACCGCTAGAACGACAGAGTGAAACTCTGTGCTGTCAAAGCCATGAATGGAAGTTAATCTGGTCTTGGTTCTTGGGCATGAATGGAAGTTAAATagcatagagagagagaggagttcaTGTTCATTTGTGGGTTCATTGAACCTGGTCGCTCTGTATATATGCTTGCTTTGTCACAAAAGATGGAACTATGCATAGACGcattatgagagagagagagggaggaaaCGTAAAAGTTGTAGCCGAGCACGGAAAAAGCCAAAAGTGGGAGGACGGAATTTGATGGCCAATGATTACTCATTCGTGAATCACGACTGTATGTATTTTTGTGAGTAGAAAGACTCGTAAGAGTATATTCTTTTGCCTTTCTGAATTATATTATAGGCAAACATAcattaatatatacatgtagGGACGTAGGGTGTTAAAAAATTGATTCGGGTCAGTTTCAAGTCGAATAACATTACGTGTTTATagaatatttacatgttcgaaCCCTAATCCGAATTGAATTTTGAACGTACCTAATTGACCAAGctcatattgatttaaatttggaCAAGTAAATTGGACAATAAACTAATCCAGGTTAAAACCCAGACAAGTAAACCTGTGTGTTTGAACCCAGACCAAGTTTTAaacatgataaaaaaaaattgttcggACCAAATTTTAGAGATATAAGTTATATCCAAAAGaaaaatgcttgagacccctaaaaagtgacccccaaaataCCTCCAtttaatgtgtgtttttaatcaatgactattttaataccacataaaTTTAGGAGACttttggggatcaaattttTGAGGTCTCTAGCATTCTCCTATCCAAAATTGGTTTAATCTAGGCCGACAAAATTTTGCCACCCTTGTATACTTACACTGTATTCATAGTTAGGGGTGTTAATGGGCTTTTCGGCCCATAATTCCTTGTCAtaatgatttcatttttttaagttCAGTCCAGATTAGGCAAATACTACAGGGGAATGATCTTGAACCCTTGACCTTGGACTACACAATGCTCATGAGCAATGCTTTCTCATAACAGCACCACCTTAGTCGAAATacagttccaacttccaagcatGAATCCTTCtcacaaaaaacagaaaaaaagaaaagaaagaagttcTCACTATGAAAGTGGGAGTGTACAAACTTGGTCTTTAGGttggaaaatgagaattctAGCAGCAAAGATGTCATTCTACATCAGAATTCTGGATAACTGGCAGAAACAATTATGTGGAAATTGCTACTCTGTCTATATACTGCAGGCAAGCTGAGAAAAAAAAGCCCATGTTACTTGAAAGTCAACCTACAGGCAAGCTGGGATCTTCAACCTTCCTTGAGGCTTTTGTGAATAACCAGAAAATTATGTCCTCTCCACCATCTTTGGAAACTTAATAGCTAAAACATGGCACAACGTGGACGCATATTTCAACTTGTATGATGAATGCATGGGGCATTCACAAAGCTTCGTGTCTAAAAGGCCACACGAAATGTTTGGAGAAATGCCCTTACCACCACTGGCCAGAATTGGAAAGTTGTGGGAGAGAAAGACAACTAAAGAGCTGTTTCCATGGGATAGCAGCCAAGAACTCGAAGGAATGTTGCGAATTCCTGCAAACAAGAACATGATATGTCACGTCAAGAACTCTGAAATTTGTGCACCATATGAGAGTTTTTAATACAACATAAGATTCAGATGTAATCCCTTTGAAATAACTACAGCCAGTTAAAAGTAGCGACCTTGTCGTTACATCACCTTTGGCAATACAGGAAGAACGGGATTGATGGAATCAAATtacaattcatttttttttaaaagacctGAAATTTTTTACTATGCTTAGCTATCCAAGTACATTAAAACGTCTAGCAAGAGTCGTTGATACAAACTTTTGGCTACAATCGAAGAGTCGACAgcatcaataaaaaaaacagtaGGATTCTTTCATGGTTCTCTCCTTTATTCATTTAGTTGCACACGgtgaccaaaaataaaataattagaagGAAATGCACTCTCTGATACAGTATTCTTAGCCTCAGCAACAACAAAATATGAAGATAATCAGGGACCTAGAGGGAAGTcaaaggagaaggaaaaaagcAAAAGCATTTATCCAAATCAGAGCCAATAATAGGAGAAACTGGCCAGAACTAATTAAGATACATATTTGACAATAAAGGAAGAAAGACACTATAAGAAACAACAAACCTGAAGATGCCCTAAAGCATTTTGTGCGCGGGGCTCTGCCATGGAAGCCTCAAAATCAATATAGAAAAGGTAGTCAAAGTACCTGAAACCATCAAAGAGCCAGCCAAAACAGCATAGGTTATCATACCTGAGAGTTCAAATATAAGCTCCTTCACTATTGTCTTCTACGAGATAGCTATAACTTCAGAGTTCTGACATTATTATGGAAGGTGATAACTGATAACGCACACATTAACTGGGTGAACATGACATCATAAAATTCGAAAACTACAAACCAAAGACAAAAAGATAAGTGCATCAACAACATATCTAGGTGTATGTTTATGACATTGCTAAGTTTCTGATAATATATTGGCAACTCTGAAAGTTTTTAACTATAATTGAGCTCCCCCACAACTGTTTGGTATCCTCATCCACACAAATGATGACGGTACACCTGCAAAAACAATTTAGATGTCGACTTCACTCCTAGTCAAATTTAATAAGTAGAATGATATTTACCCAGAAAATGGGAGCAAAAAGACACTAAAAGGTTCTCCCAACGGTTTAAAGAAGACCAATGAATCTTAAGGTACATGTTAATGATATCCGCCGTAGACCCATGACTTCAAaacatcccccccccccccggtaTACCAGCTATGTTTTCAGAAATCTTATGATAGTATACCATCTACTCTAACCACAAATTAGCATGCATGCTTACACAAAATAGATTCCTGTGAGTGTACATGAAGCGTAGGAAAGAACGGTCCGCTAGTGCAAGGGTGTTTGATCAATCCAGTATTCTCCATTGGTCAAATTTATTATACGACACTTGCGATTCCGGTGGCACATAAGGGAGAGTGAATATCCCAATTCTATAGAAGCTTTAATGCAGGAAATTTGAATTATGTAGATCTGGTTGCTGCTTTGGCATATCAAGATCAATCTATGTTGGAGATGGGTTTCAAAATACTGAAGATCGTGCTTGGGAATAGAAGT
This genomic interval carries:
- the LOC120007753 gene encoding uncharacterized protein LOC120007753; protein product: MLFNFHSCPRTKTRLTSIHGFDSTEFHSVVLAIHELAVPYHCCYFIPSTSVDRVCELDKLVRPIKAESELDHSTASSLSVVAAPATVFFRNIKDKYAWIAGNRKQESQGIRTNISAVQIESSLEGNTDGIQSLV